The Cryptomeria japonica chromosome 6, Sugi_1.0, whole genome shotgun sequence genomic interval CTCATAGGGTGAGGTTAATTAAGAACCATTTCAAAGGATACTCTAACTTATGCATGACACAAAAAAGTGCGCTTAGCTCCAAGCCCATTAATGTAACAATTGAATCCAAAATCATATCATAATCTCGAAGCTACATTTAGCCACAATATATTTGCATCAATCAAACCTAATGTATATCTTGACATGCCACCTTCATCATTAACACAACTCTTAAAATTTACACCATACCTTTAAAACTCTACACCTAGCCTAACTATACATCCAAAACCTAATTGACCTTAATCATTCAAACCTGCATTAATACTTTACCACACCATACATACAATACTATCCTCATTATCACCTAAATCTAAACTAAAAATGTACTTACTCCAAATGAAAACCCTAACATAAGTGAGATCCATGCATACTTTGTAAGTGTACCTCAAACAGATTTGTTAACTCACCTCAAAATCAAAGTAACAATTTGATGGATCCTTATTTAACACACAATCTTTATACCCAAAGGGAAGAACACGAGACGCCTCAAATAGACCTTTTTTCTCCACACGTTTTTCCTACGTTTATAAGAAACCTCAGTCAAATGCAACTTCCCTATTCAAATCTGTAAGCGAGAAGGCTGCAACGAAGATACATACAAAACGTTTGTTTAAATACCGCACAAAATCGTCAACAATTCTCTATCGTTCGTTTTACATTTGCCTTCGCCGTCAAGGTTCTTGTGTTTTTGTTATTGCTTATTGTTAGGAGCAATCAATTGAAAGTTTTTGCGCATTTTTGTGATCCTGCAAATCGGAATCGCGATCTGACTAGTGGTAGAAATATTGCTCAAAATTCTTTAGGCGTATCGTTTCTATAGCAGATCGGTTGCAGTTTTTCCAACATCAACATGAATCCCGAATAGTAAGTCTGCAAATCCTCGAGATCTCACGTTTTTCTGGCTGAatttcaaggttagggttagggttacacaTCTTTGTTAAGTATTATGTATAAATTATGGGTTAATAATAAAATCGATGCGAGGCATAACGGGGTTATACCTTTTTATATAATTCAAATATGTGAGTTAATCAAGATCTAGATGAAATTCATAGCCAGTATTTCGAATATCCTGATCTgggttatttgaatttttttgggcaATTTGATGGTCTTATACTTTTCAGATTTTATCTTGAGGATTAATTAATTGCATCTTATCATGTAAGTTAACCAAGGTGTGGTTTTATGCTTTTTAGCACTCGAATCAGGTTTATTGTAGACTTAACTGCCAAAGGGTATTTTTGTTAATGTGTTATTTGTTCGATAAGCGGTTTCTGTGAATTCGTTGTTATCTATTTAAATTTTTGCTTTTTGTTTATGCAATAGTGTCCGGCAATATACTCCATGGAATAGGATTTGTATTTATGATACTTTGGAGGATATCGTTTTGTAATTAATTTTGTGCTTCTAAATCTGATGCTTGTGTTGATCGTACATTTTTTTAGCCATTCCCCTCCCAGTTAAGCCACAGGCTGTTGATAAGAATACGTATTAGCTCATTTTGTGTGTTTTTTATGTAGTCTACTTCTCCTGAAGTTACACATGTTAGGCTCTACAGAAGCCTGCGTCTGTGACAACCACAGTGTCGTAAATGTCTCTTTTGAGATGATACCCAATTGGATAGTCCAAATCTTTTGCAGGTTGCTCAGGTGTGAGGCTAATGGTATTGTCATTGTAGTGATGTGGTGATACCTTCTGCAATTATAATTTACCCTGTGTCAGCAGGATCATCTTTGTGGCGGCGAGTGGTGCATATCACCTGCTCGACATTTTCTCTGCTGCTGAGCTCGCAGATTGTCTTCCTAATTATCATGTATTTTACTTTTTGATTCGTTGGCATCACTCGCttaatataatttaaaatctaaattgaGCAGGCAGTATCTAAATATGCAATACTACTACTAATGCATCCAATCACTAAAGACTATCAATTGATTCACGCCACAGGGAGCCAAGGAGATTTGTTTATTTAATACATTCAAGGAGTGATTTATTTTTTACAAGATTAATTGTTCTATGTGATGATTGGATGGGTTATGcgattaaaatttttaattaagcAAAATCATAGTTACCAGGAGACACAGGGGTACCAGTATTAGTTTGGGGATGGGAATGGGATGCAAATATAATTAGGGTATGGGAGTAAATGAACAAGGAGGTGGCCTTATTTTATGTAAAGGTAGTCACTAGAAATTTGGCTACGCGGATGGGCATGTGGTCCACATCCCTATAATGGAGTTTCCTATTAACTTGATTAATATCTAGAGGTACTGGTACTAGATTGGGTATGGGAATGGGATGCCAATATAAGTAGGGTATGGGAGTAAATGAACAAGGAGGTGCCAATATTTTATGTAAATGTAGTCGCTAGAGATTTGGCTACGTGGATTGGCATGTGATCCACATTCCTATAATGGAGTTTCTATAAACTTGATTAATATCTTGAGGTATTGGTGTATCCCACAGGTACGAATAAATTGCTAAAGTTTTGAGAAGAAAATTTAATTATTTGGTGCAATCTGAAAAAATAATAAGACCCTATTTTAATTGACTAGGTCATAATTATAGAGTTGGTGTTAATTGTCGTTGTAGTTTTTCTTGTGAgttttagacatttcacaagtgtTTGGGGAAATAGATATGAGGCACAACAAATTTGCTTTTTTTTCATAGATGTTTGGGGAGTGACAGATGGGAGAGAGAGTTTGCCTGGCTGTATTCTCTTTAATTTTATAACATGAAAACTTGGTGCAGGTCCTTGTGTAGCTTGGATGGTGTTGAATTTTGCTCCCATATGCTTTATCTAGCGTTATGACAATGTTTTAATTACAAGAAGATGAATGATCTCCCGTTCTTTTTACCTCATATTGACTGGGGCTTTtgttaatgttttggttaaaataagaaaaatattggTATGATATACGTGTTTGGTGTGCAAGTGTAGATGACCTAACTAGTAATAGAGGGCATTTGAAACTTGAGGAATCACAAAATATGTTAGTTCCTTAAATTATGGGAGTGGTTATTGGAGCATGCGAGAAGCCAAGGAggaaatttttctttttcattggAAGACTCAAAGGAGATTGATTGGATGTGTTTTTTGATGGATGTATCATGTATTTTTCAGTAATTTTTTACATGCAGAATTATTTCAAACAAAGACGTTGGATGAATTTTCTATCAGCAGGAAAAGACAATCATTGGATGGATTCTTTTTCTGCTGACAAGTACAAAGTTCACCTTGTTAATTTTCAGATTCACCATTGACTAGGGCCTTTGTTTCTTTTAATGGGATTTGATTTGAAATAATAGTTTAATGGCCATACTTAACTAGTAAACCATCTCTTTTCTGTGCAATTAAGTTTGGGTTTTAACTTTAGATTGCATGCCTTATGACAATTATCTTTTCAAGCGAGGAAGGGTTAGTCATGCAGAGAAAGGAACTCTTCTATGCTCGCTAAATTAAATTGACATTTCCTTCTTTTGTTTGTTAGAGACGAGTTTGTGAGCTATAGATGGGCATATCGTAAATCCTAATTGCATGGGCTGTATTCACTGACTCATGATAGTCTCAACCCATTAGTTCTTTCCTGATTCCGTACATCTCATATGGCTAGCAAAACTCTTGGGAGGAGCGTTCCTATTGCAAGTTATACCAGGCCTCTCCAAAGTGTGAATGTTTCAAGCCCTAGTGCTTAGTTGCAGTCTCTACTGAGGGTGCTTCTCAAAATTCTTGATTTAATCAAGAGTGATTATATGATCTCTAATAAATGATGGAAATACTTGGTACTTTCTTGTCTTTCTGTTATACTATTTTACATGCTGGATGTACAAACTCATTTGTCAGCATATAAGCAATGAATAATAAACTTTTCTATAATTTTGTTCCAAATTATGATTTATCTAGTTGGTGGGTCATTGCCTACACCATAATCTTTGTTCAGGTTTGTATTTAGGTTTTTGAATGCAAACCTTTCATATGTTTTTTGAGGAGTATCTTGTAGATTTCATGTTTTTCTACTGGCAAGTGGCTTCTGCTGATTTTTTATCTTCTTACACCTTGTGTCCAATATGTTGTTTTTTTAAGCCATTTGCATCCTTATTTGATGTGTAGATCCATTTTTTGTAATGTGCTGGTtccttgttatatatatatatgttatgttTCCACAGTGATATATGCTTGTGTATTAGTGTTTTGGTTAATATCCTGGTTTGCAAATTAGTGATTAATATTGCATATTAGTTTACTTTTACTTATTGTGTGTATTAATCTGTCCCTCTTTTAGTCTTACCTCAATGATTGATTATCCTGCTTGTTTCCACTCTTGGTTGTAAGCTTGACTGATTCCACATGGTATAATTTGTATTTCTTTTGTTTTATTGTTATTATTCATTCACCTTCAATGACATAATTTATTTCTCTTCAaaagttttctatttttatctgCCCTAGGTGTATCTACTGTGCTCATACTGACATTTAAACCTTCTACAGTGATTACTTGTTCAAGCTTCTGTTGATTGGAGATTCTGGAGTTGGCAAATCATGTCTCCTTCTAAGATTTGCGGTGAGGTTTACTTTCTTTCAAGATTACGTAGTAATTCATTTGAAGTTACTATGTGGAACATCCATGACAAGTTTGGCATCTAAATTTTTTGATGGAATCTAATGCACTCTTAAAGAAAGGTTTGGTGCTTTAATGGAGCATCCATCCTGGTTGTATTTTTGTATTCCAGTGAAGTATGCTATTTCCATTCATTTTTCTGAATTAATTTATCTATTCTTTTGAGTTACAGTGCCTAGTGTACATTAAAATGGTTTCCCCTCATAAGTCTAGCAGCATTTTTTAAAAACCATACTGATTTGTGTTCCTATTGTACATTAAAAATGGTTTTCCCTCTCTAATGAAAGTCGAGCAGCATTCCTTAAAAAACGTACTGATTTGTtgtaattttgtttaattataggATGACTCTTATCTGGAGAGCTACATCAGTACAATAGGGGTGGACTTTGTAAGTGTATTTATTGATTTACTGTCTGCaattttttaaattctatttttaaaaatgTTGTTTCCCTGAGCTATATACATATGGACAAGGTTTGAGGGCTTGGTAAATATCAATCAAGCAAGCATAATTTATATAATTTGAAAAACCCTTGTAACTTGTTTCATCCAGAAAATCCGAACTGTGGAGCAGGATGGAAAGACGATCAAGCTTCAAATTGTAAGTGTGAAGTGTGTAACAGCTAAAAACTTCTTTAATTCTGTTATGTTGTTGTTTATTGATATTCTATGTTGGGCATATGCTGGCCTTCCAAActctatttttttaatcaaaatgttCTATGTTGTGGTGCTTTAATGCTAGAAGTCATTTATCCCCATCAAATGTGAATAAATTGACAAACATTCATCTTTGTCACCATTTGAACTTGTCTGGAGTGAGTGGTGCCCCAGTCAGACATGCATCTCTTGTTTTGCTGGAATTAATGTTGTACTTTAATTTCTGTAATTCTATGTCTAATTCTTGGCCTTTGAGGTGTTGAACTCCATATTCTATTTGtgcattagcatgattttagcccAAAGGACCAAAAAGACAAAAAATAAGAAAAGTAAAAGGGAGGGGAATGGGGCCCACAAGGTCATTGTTATAAAATTCTGACAGCCATTTTTCTGATATTGTTCATTCTTTTGCCTATGTTATTTGAAAGTCTTTTAAGTAGTGAGAATTTTTTTCCTAACACCCATAAagctttgaattttgaaatatcagAGACCACTATCTGTTTAAATGGTTTGATCTCAAAACAGATCAAGCTCTCAAACAAAGGCAAAATTGGGTATATGTGCGTGTAGAATAATAGAAGAGGATCTTATTTTGTCTATATCGCTGCTCTGGGAAGTGTAGTATTTTGTTTTTGCCTGAGTAGAGGCAAATCTGTGCCTGTGCATTGTTGCATTCCACTGAAGTTCCAGAAATACATAATGCAAAGAATATGCCCAGAAGTTGTCATAAGGAATCTGAACAGCAATAAAATTAGCAACTGGAGGCAATTTGAGTTTATTTTCTGAAACATAACAGCAGGGTCAGAGCTGTCTTTGCAGGTTTcctttccttcatcagcatagtttCTTTTCTCATCAGCTGTTGAATATTGCTGTTGATGTTTGTTAATGTGTCAGCTCTCATGTCAATTCTTAATTCAACTCTAATCTCATGTAATTTGTTTCTGTAATGAAGATGCTGAATGCCTTATATGAATAATTGATATTTCCTATATATTCTAATTTTCCCATTCCCCAAAGGAAAAGGCCTCCCATCCCCTGATGTCTCTTCCCTTGAAACAGCATGGAACATAGATTGAGTCCTCCTTTATGTTTCTGATAATTATGCCATTTTAGCTAAGTTATCTTGAAGAGTAGATTGGATTCTAAGCTTGACcattgttttaattctgatttAGGGCCTCTCATAATATTAGTCAATTATATTTATTGCACTAAGTCCAATGTGTAGGAAGTATTTGATTTGTCTCCCAGAAAGCTCACTGTAGTTTATCCTACAGTGGCAATTCTCTttgaaatcaaattatttttcatgaTTAGTGGGTGTATTCTTCTTGCAGTTGATTTACTGTATTAGACACAACCAGGATTTTTTCTCTAATTGTAATCGAATATTTTCCACATAAATAGTTAGTTGAAAACATATATGTTTCCTTAATCTTGATTGTTTCCGGATTAGATTATGTGTGAGTAtattgcatcaatgtttcggatcacactccgtgagtATTACTTCTgcatgctctctattttcatcctgatgatggattgcagagtgtgatctgaaatgttgatgcaaaatactcacacacaatctaatccgGAAACAATCAAGATCAATAACTCatggattgttgaaacttgatgtCTCATATTTTTCCTTTTAAGGTCATTGGTGACTTTTAAGCAACAATTTCAGTTATGATATTCAATTGGGTTTGCTTCTGGCTTTTGGCATGATAGTGCATTCTTCACTATAACTTTCTGTGTAAAAGCAGCACAGGAAAATAAAACCTTTTTACAGTTTGTGATTTATTCAAGGAACTCTGCATGATGTTTACAACTCCACATTTTTTCATTTCTGAGTATTGTAGTGCCATTTAGTTTACCATGTTTTTTCCATGTTAAACAATGTAATTGAATTCTGTAATGCCATTTAAATGTAATGGTACTATGCTTCCTAGCTTCTCCTTGCTGTGTGGTCCTTATGCCTGGGGGAAGGGAGGGGAGCTGGCAAGGTTACCACCATTCCTGGTTTAGACCTGAATGGGGCACAATAGCTTCCATAGTTGTGTACTCATTTCTGCTTATAGCTCCAGTTCTATTTGCTACTGCGGAGGAGAATTTCTGAATTTGTGTGATCTCATAATTAACCATTCTCAGTCCTTGCCTACAGCTTTGGCTCCTGCTTTCTCTCTAGCATTTTCCCCTCTGATTCCTGCTATGCCTGTAATTATATCATCAGTGATCCTCTCATGCTGTGTATGTCCAACAGGTCATCCAACTTTTACTTCTCTCCCACCAGAGTGGTAATGGGGGAGTTTCTTGATGTGGGTTTCGGATCATAAGTTATATTTCAACTTGATTTCGATGATCCAGTTAGTCATCACTTGAAATATGGAATGGGTTGTTTCTCATCATTACGAGGGTTAGGGCTTTCCATGGCATTTGTGAACATTGAAATATGTTGTTGGACTTACCTTTTTTGCATACCTCCTGAACAGATGGCACTGGGACTTCTAATCTAGTCAGAAAAGACTTCTTTTGATTATGCCATTTTCTATGTTGTAGGTTTATTTTTAAAGACTTGTACTAATTCCACCACAAGTATATTCTGACATTGCAAATTCGCTTCTACTGTTTTTAGTATGGATGTTCTACTGAATATGCCAGCACAATCCCTGATGTTTTGTATATGGTAAATATCACGGATTAGAGAATGTATGATATAGGAATGCCATATCTTATATGTTTTGCAGTAAGTTGTGTCCTAAGATGCAGCTGACTTTAGTTGGAATGTGCATAACCTTCATTGTATATATAGAATGATGAATCTTGGTCATTTCAATTGCTATGGGCCAGATCAAAATCTTGAACTATTTTAATAACTAGCGGAGGGCATTCCATGTCTACAAAAGATTTCATTTTCTCCATGAGCTTCATATAAAGGATCGAGAGATTTTTTTGGTAATCTATACGGCCATAAAATATAAGAATTCAAACTTGAAAGGCCTTCTTTTTCAGTTACTCTTAACCATATTGTATAGAAACCCACTTATGTGGTTGTTGACATAGATGGCACTATCCTAGATTCATTGAAAATCCTCGTCTCTCTATTGGTAGCCATATCTGTATCACTCCGTTGTCATAATATATACCACTTCAGTATACTGTGCATTTTTTTGTACACAGTGAGCATATGGACTTTGCAAAAGTAATATTCCCTCTCATTTTGCCTTTCCAAAACTTCATCATGAACTTTCAAAGTTTCTTTGCTAACCTTGTTTTTCAACATTCTGGACTTTGGTCATATCTTAATGGAAATTTGAAATTGGAAATTAATGTGCTCAATTGATTGTTTGCAGTGGGATACAGCAGGACAGGAAAGGTTTAGAACAATTACAAGCAGCTATTACCGTGGTGCTCATGGTATCATTGTAAGATAGATTGTTCCTTATGTTCTGTGGAGATATTAGGCTAGTTTGGTTGCTTATGTTTCTGTTTATCAAATATGAATCTCACTTACCATTTGCAGTTGTGTTCCCTGGGGACAAAATTATGATAATTCTGTCTTCCTTTTTCAGGTGGTTTATGATGTGACTGACCAGGAAAGTTTCAACAACGTCAAACAATGGTTGAATGAGATTGATCGTTATGCAAGTGAAAATGTCAACAAATTGCTTGTTGGAAACAAATGTGATTTGACTGCTAATAGAGCAGTTGAGTATGAAACTGCCAAGGTAATTTTAGTTTAACTGTAACATTTTCTAAAACAAAGACATTTTTTTTAATGTGAAGACATAATGTTGGGCCTTGTTCTGCATTGTCATGGTTCTATGAAGATTTAGCTTATTGTTTTCCTTTTTTATTATGGTAATGTGATGGTAGTTCATGGCATAATTTTAATCATACCTGGCCAAAAACTTATTCAGCCCAAATTTTTTCCTGGACTTGAGTCCTGCCAAAAACTTgtcataaaataaatataaataacttAAAAAATCCTGTTCAAAATTATAAGAAATGAATTTAGAGAAAGcatggtaaattttttgttgaaaATTTGTTCAAATCCAGTTTTTGGTAGACTTGTTAGTATTTTCTAGATACTTGGTGGGATCTCTCATCTCAGTGAGTTCTAGAACCTTTTTTTTATGGCCTTAAGTTGCTTGCTTCCTGATTACTTTCATTTAATTAATACTTTATTCATTTTAAACCCTCTGGCATGGACACGGGTCTGATTTTTGTATTTCAATGTTTCAAGGCCTTTGCAGATGAGATTGGtattccatttttggagacaagtgCAAAGAATGCAACTAATGTGGAGCAGGCTTTCATGACAATGGCTGCTGAGATCAAGAACAGGTGCCTCTTTTGGCCTCGTGCATATTTGTAACCTTCAATTATTAGATGTTTTGCTTTTGCATATTTTTGCAGTGCATTGCTTGTTTTGATACCCTACGTGTCCTGTAATGATTGATAAGAGAGCAGATATCATATAATTTATAAATgatcaaatttggcaatgaatATTTCACCCTCAAACTCTTTGTACATTCTCGGAGTAATATTTCATCTTCCATTGAGCTGGTCCTTTTTTGAACAAATTGCATAGTGCAAAATCCATTTGTCTGAAAAAGACAATTTAAGAGAGTGGGTCTGCTTGAACCATTTCCAACCCAATCACTTGGAAATGTCTACTCAGATTATTTTGAATTGTGGCCCATGCTTCATGGCATATGATTGGTTTGTTAATGAATGGATTcgatttgttttaaaaaattatagGCTTGAGCTTAAATTCTATTTCTTGTGTGTTGCATGCAGGATGGCAAGCCAGCCTGCTATGAACAGTAGCAGACCTGCTACCGTGCAGATGAGAGGGCAGCCAGTTGTCCAGAAAAGTGGCTGTTGCTCATAAGAACAGCAGGAAATTCTTTCAGTGATTTTTAATACCATTGATTTTGAAGATGTGAATGAAAGATTTCATATGTATTTTGGATCCCAAACACGGGCATGTCTCTCTTGCCCTTGGGAGGTCAACATTTGATGGACAACTAAAACAAATTTATTGCATGTTGGATAACATGTATAGCAATGGGTTATTGTTCATGCTCTATTGTAAAATCATTTCATAAACTGGATTCTTAGCAGTTGCCAACCATGTTGCAGGTGGTTTACAAGACTCTAGaactcttgatttgttgttttttcaGTAGTCCGCCCATCATTGTCTATTTTTACATTTGCCATTCTTTTTAATGCATTAATGCTGTTTCTTTTCATAGAGATATCGGaatggtttttggtatttttatttctgGCAAATATTTGTTTATCATGTGTTTTGGTTGCAGTCAACCAAGATTGTCTGAACATTCATTTGTAGTTTTGTAATTGTAATGCTTGAAATTGTTGGgcaacttttttctttcttttggatgtATTGCTATGGGACGCTACTCTTTGAATTTTGCAATTATTTTGTCAATATATAAATTGGGCTGTCCAAGTCTTAAAAAATGGTCTGGTGCAGAGTATGTGTTTTAATATGAGAGGACATATTTTGTAGAGTATTCTTCATATGTGGGCTGACATGATTTGGCTAGAAAATCAAAGCATACAAATAGTTGCCAGTGTAAACAAATTACCATGTGAGCCAGTTTGAGACATGGGTAACTTT includes:
- the LOC131050137 gene encoding ras-related protein RIC1 → MNPEYDYLFKLLLIGDSGVGKSCLLLRFADDSYLESYISTIGVDFKIRTVEQDGKTIKLQIWDTAGQERFRTITSSYYRGAHGIIVVYDVTDQESFNNVKQWLNEIDRYASENVNKLLVGNKCDLTANRAVEYETAKAFADEIGIPFLETSAKNATNVEQAFMTMAAEIKNRMASQPAMNSSRPATVQMRGQPVVQKSGCCS